In one window of Aquimarina spinulae DNA:
- a CDS encoding helix-turn-helix domain-containing protein, translated as MTVFYSIDFKIHNGFTFYIFMDLERQLLFLFSALGALNGFLLSFYFAFFSKKRGLSNYFLSALLFVLSVRILKSVFFYFNPELSEVFIQIGLSACVLIGPFLYLYTKSLIVESKRKGWWLFHVIPALVVVIVLSVIYPYWEHKRLWSGNFVKIIYLQWLLYIVCTAIRLKSVFNTLFSKEHKIKQIEIWVLSVFGGVSIIWMGYNIGSYTSYIVGALSFSFVFFLFILFWVLKRNKTSLFFEETIKYADKKIDLDEASEFQIKLDRMIKEKELFKNPDLKLADVSKQLHVLPHYLSQFLNDNLGKSFPLFINEYRIQEAKQLLINEDNYTTEAVGYECGFNSKSTFYTTFKKIVGKTPAAYKKEVA; from the coding sequence TTGACGGTTTTTTATAGTATTGATTTTAAAATACACAACGGGTTTACTTTTTATATTTTCATGGATTTAGAACGTCAATTATTATTTCTTTTTAGTGCACTAGGAGCGTTAAATGGTTTTTTATTAAGTTTTTATTTTGCTTTCTTTTCTAAAAAGAGAGGATTATCTAATTATTTCCTATCAGCACTTTTATTTGTATTAAGTGTACGAATACTAAAATCTGTTTTCTTTTATTTTAATCCAGAATTATCTGAAGTATTTATACAAATAGGACTTTCGGCTTGTGTTCTAATAGGTCCTTTTTTGTACCTATATACCAAAAGTCTGATAGTTGAATCTAAACGTAAAGGCTGGTGGTTATTTCATGTTATTCCCGCTTTGGTAGTAGTCATTGTATTAAGTGTTATATATCCCTATTGGGAACATAAAAGATTATGGTCAGGAAACTTTGTCAAAATCATTTATTTGCAATGGTTGTTGTATATCGTATGTACGGCGATTCGATTAAAATCGGTTTTTAATACATTGTTTTCCAAAGAACATAAAATCAAACAAATAGAAATTTGGGTGTTAAGTGTATTTGGTGGAGTATCTATTATCTGGATGGGTTATAATATCGGATCTTATACATCGTATATTGTAGGTGCACTTTCGTTTTCGTTTGTATTTTTCCTTTTCATTTTATTTTGGGTATTGAAAAGAAATAAAACGTCTTTGTTTTTTGAAGAAACGATTAAATATGCTGATAAAAAGATTGATCTTGATGAAGCAAGTGAGTTTCAAATCAAATTAGATAGGATGATTAAAGAAAAGGAGCTATTTAAAAATCCAGATTTAAAACTTGCAGATGTTTCTAAACAACTACATGTTTTACCACACTATTTATCTCAATTTCTAAATGACAATCTAGGCAAAAGCTTCCCTTTATTTATTAATGAATATCGAATCCAAGAAGCTAAACAACTTTTGATTAATGAAGACAATTACACTACAGAAGCTGTTGGTTATGAATGTGGGTTTAATTCGAAATCAACATTTTACACTACCTTTAAAAAGATAGTGGGTAAAACTCCTGCGGCCTATAAAAAAGAAGTAGCA
- a CDS encoding (4Fe-4S)-binding protein, which yields MANEIRKEYNNGEITVVWKPGKCTHAGVCVKTLPEVYQPKEKPWIRPEMATSEALKNQIEKCPSRALTFYENA from the coding sequence ATGGCAAACGAGATTAGAAAAGAATACAACAACGGAGAGATTACAGTAGTTTGGAAACCTGGAAAATGTACCCATGCGGGTGTTTGTGTAAAGACCTTACCAGAGGTATACCAACCTAAGGAAAAACCATGGATCCGACCAGAGATGGCTACTTCTGAAGCATTAAAAAATCAGATCGAAAAATGTCCTTCTAGAGCGTTGACATTTTATGAAAATGCATAG
- a CDS encoding glycoside hydrolase family 113 yields MKKEFFTAAKVYVSTWILIVLLFLSLSLRADISFKRSAESLLEVLPNATFLISAHIAFAIFYILFLLIRYFIRIYRRKGFIIMGKQVVFGVIIPFFILLGIYKAIIYTNSTEEFTYEWDHSVENTNDTTNDLYKTDGKHRGMSVFGWGSHNKKSIATLVKNNVEWVAVIPFLYQKDQHTIQMNTPKAIGQWSSRDSVFINSIAQLQAKGVYVHLKPHLWMSEGWRSDISLPSAIDWDTWFDSYRSNMIHYAHMAQKTGVKLFCVGTELRSSVQHQPDRWKALVQEIKTIYHGKLTYAANWDGEFKHVDFWQELDYIGIQAYFPITKKSHPDLVTLKKGWGTHITKLEALSQTHQKPILFTEVGYKSEASAAIQPWEWQSLFGILYQKKSDRTQQLAYQALFESLWDKEWFSGMYIWQWDTRTSIDSAPTSLDFSPRYKPAQNTIAQWYACQ; encoded by the coding sequence ATGAAAAAGGAATTCTTTACTGCTGCTAAGGTATATGTAAGTACCTGGATATTGATCGTATTATTGTTCCTTTCATTATCATTACGAGCAGATATTAGTTTTAAAAGATCTGCTGAAAGCTTACTAGAAGTACTTCCGAATGCCACATTTTTAATAAGTGCTCATATCGCATTTGCCATTTTTTATATACTCTTTTTACTCATTCGATATTTCATAAGAATATACCGTCGTAAAGGTTTTATTATTATGGGAAAGCAAGTAGTATTTGGTGTAATAATTCCTTTTTTTATCCTATTGGGCATCTATAAAGCTATTATATATACTAACAGTACAGAAGAGTTCACTTATGAGTGGGATCATTCTGTAGAAAACACTAATGACACTACAAATGATCTTTATAAAACCGATGGGAAACATCGCGGAATGAGTGTATTTGGTTGGGGTTCTCATAACAAAAAATCTATTGCTACACTAGTAAAAAACAATGTAGAGTGGGTGGCTGTTATTCCTTTTTTATACCAGAAAGATCAACATACCATACAAATGAATACTCCAAAGGCTATTGGGCAATGGTCTAGCAGAGATTCTGTTTTTATCAACAGTATTGCACAACTGCAAGCAAAGGGAGTTTATGTACACCTAAAACCACATTTATGGATGAGCGAGGGCTGGCGCTCAGATATTTCATTACCATCTGCCATCGACTGGGATACCTGGTTTGACTCTTATCGTAGTAATATGATCCATTATGCACACATGGCTCAAAAAACAGGGGTTAAACTATTCTGCGTAGGGACCGAGTTACGATCATCAGTACAACATCAGCCAGATCGATGGAAAGCCCTGGTACAGGAAATCAAGACTATATATCATGGCAAGCTTACGTATGCCGCCAATTGGGATGGAGAATTTAAACATGTCGATTTCTGGCAAGAATTAGATTATATTGGTATACAGGCTTATTTCCCGATTACTAAGAAATCTCACCCCGACCTGGTTACCTTAAAAAAGGGATGGGGTACTCACATCACAAAATTAGAAGCCTTATCTCAAACACACCAGAAGCCAATACTATTTACAGAAGTGGGGTATAAAAGTGAAGCTTCTGCTGCAATACAACCCTGGGAGTGGCAATCTCTCTTTGGTATCCTATATCAGAAAAAATCTGATCGTACCCAACAGCTTGCATACCAGGCTTTATTTGAATCATTATGGGATAAAGAATGGTTTTCGGGTATGTATATATGGCAATGGGACACCAGAACTTCTATCGATAGTGCACCTACAAGCCTGGATTTTTCACCACGCTACAAACCAGCACAAAATACTATTGCACAATGGTATGCCTGTCAATAA
- a CDS encoding NADase-type glycan-binding domain-containing protein — MKNTLTCIILLITLFSNAQEIKVLTPTRIEVLDLNTTDEKEFNRNRKACEAIWERMSKGLKKEDLTQEEKAELDKMVDETMTNYWDIEGQGCSWYCGGGPFKETASSHLADQGNINYRAENAMDLNYKNAWAEGVPGYGVGEYLEYSFYQGRPRITEIIVVNGHVKSETAWRNNSRVKKLKVYIKDKPYAILNLTDQRAAQHFKVDPIGKLDKSIDYITSKSLPPWTMKFEIMEVYPGDKYEDTVLSEIYFDGIDVHCFAKGTLITMADHTQKPIEKILPGEQVLSYHQVTDSYIATTIQELASPMHDTLITLWLSDGSTITCTRDHPLLSSSGDWLSYSPEKTQMAYRFDDVKQLQKGSIIRTISGAVKIVNIKEIDTAQQTYTIVKLDNANTFIANNIVVGTEELRMLRKCDTHKIITE; from the coding sequence ATGAAAAATACACTTACCTGTATCATATTACTCATCACACTTTTTTCTAATGCCCAGGAAATAAAGGTGCTCACGCCAACACGTATCGAAGTACTGGACTTGAATACTACAGATGAAAAGGAATTTAACAGAAACAGAAAAGCTTGTGAAGCCATTTGGGAACGCATGTCAAAAGGACTAAAAAAAGAAGACCTTACCCAGGAAGAGAAAGCAGAATTAGATAAGATGGTTGATGAAACAATGACTAATTATTGGGATATTGAAGGCCAGGGGTGTAGTTGGTATTGTGGTGGTGGGCCGTTTAAAGAAACAGCATCATCACATTTGGCAGATCAGGGTAATATAAATTATCGCGCAGAAAATGCAATGGATCTTAACTATAAAAACGCATGGGCAGAAGGAGTACCGGGATATGGAGTAGGAGAGTATCTCGAATATAGTTTTTACCAGGGAAGGCCGCGGATAACAGAAATTATCGTTGTAAATGGACATGTGAAAAGTGAAACTGCCTGGCGAAATAATAGCCGTGTGAAAAAACTTAAAGTGTATATTAAGGATAAACCCTATGCCATTCTAAATCTTACCGATCAGCGGGCGGCACAACATTTTAAAGTAGATCCGATAGGTAAATTGGATAAAAGCATAGATTATATTACTTCAAAAAGTTTACCACCCTGGACCATGAAATTTGAGATTATGGAGGTATATCCGGGAGATAAATATGAGGATACAGTACTTTCTGAAATCTATTTTGATGGGATCGACGTACACTGTTTTGCTAAAGGGACTTTGATTACTATGGCAGATCATACTCAAAAACCAATAGAAAAGATACTACCGGGAGAGCAAGTGCTTTCTTATCATCAAGTTACAGATAGCTATATTGCTACAACGATTCAAGAACTGGCAAGTCCGATGCATGATACTTTGATTACTCTTTGGTTATCTGATGGTTCGACGATTACCTGTACCCGCGATCATCCACTTTTATCTTCTTCTGGAGATTGGTTGTCTTATTCTCCCGAGAAAACACAGATGGCATATCGGTTTGATGATGTTAAACAACTTCAAAAAGGAAGTATAATACGCACCATTTCTGGTGCGGTGAAAATTGTAAATATCAAAGAAATTGATACGGCACAACAAACCTACACTATCGTAAAGCTGGATAATGCCAACACTTTTATAGCTAATAATATTGTAGTTGGTACCGAAGAGTTACGTATGCTTAGAAAATGTGATACACATAAAATAATAACCGAGTAA
- a CDS encoding CPBP family intramembrane glutamic endopeptidase, giving the protein MKNNSGIRAKYLLLVYFLLTFLISWTGLVFIMGIDGFTGKKEVPDSQIPLLFLAMCAGPFIAGLLVNYFENGKASFKQLKTRMGKWKVGTRWYVIALFSAPLLFGLTYILLSSFSSKFSPILLSTDDLLFLILGGILGGIVAGFFEEIGWTGFAVPKLRARFNILTTGLIVGVIWGIWHLPLFMDKDPDGDVPLAILLIIKLVTHLPAFRILMVWVYDHTQSLWIIILMHMSLTASTMIFQPTTTKGIDIVVFNLMFTALIYVFMIILRYLTLRVPQGSKL; this is encoded by the coding sequence ATGAAAAACAACTCAGGTATACGTGCAAAATATCTTTTGTTGGTATACTTTCTACTCACATTTTTGATTTCGTGGACTGGCCTTGTTTTTATTATGGGTATTGACGGATTTACCGGAAAGAAAGAAGTACCGGATAGTCAAATTCCATTACTATTCTTGGCTATGTGTGCAGGGCCTTTTATAGCAGGGTTGTTAGTTAACTACTTTGAAAATGGTAAAGCCAGTTTTAAACAACTAAAAACTCGAATGGGTAAATGGAAAGTAGGTACCCGATGGTATGTCATAGCTCTTTTTTCTGCTCCGCTACTTTTTGGGCTTACCTATATACTACTCTCTTCATTTTCTTCTAAATTTTCTCCTATCCTTCTTTCTACCGATGATCTTCTCTTTTTAATTCTTGGAGGAATTCTAGGTGGCATCGTAGCCGGTTTTTTTGAAGAAATTGGCTGGACAGGGTTTGCTGTACCAAAATTGAGGGCGCGTTTCAATATACTCACTACAGGGTTAATCGTTGGTGTGATATGGGGAATATGGCATTTGCCTCTTTTTATGGACAAAGATCCCGACGGAGATGTTCCATTAGCTATCTTACTGATCATAAAACTCGTTACACATTTACCTGCTTTTAGGATTTTGATGGTCTGGGTATATGATCACACCCAAAGTTTATGGATCATAATTCTTATGCATATGTCTCTTACAGCAAGTACGATGATATTTCAACCCACAACAACAAAAGGGATTGATATCGTTGTTTTTAACCTTATGTTTACCGCACTGATTTATGTGTTTATGATTATACTTAGGTATCTCACCCTTCGAGTGCCTCAGGGTTCAAAATTGTAG